One Coccinella septempunctata chromosome X, icCocSept1.1, whole genome shotgun sequence genomic window carries:
- the LOC123321514 gene encoding uncharacterized protein LOC123321514 isoform X4, with translation MDFSKMIHPLLATLFVVISISDICFSQRKLPKHSVVSVDVKTAVHFDCPEEFGYYPHPDDCTQYYVCVFGGALLESCTGGLMYSQELQTCDWPRNVGCDGAEIAAAPTTPTPSNSRAKEEYTRTRYTPPPPPKPSALVISRGQPRQHQIYHDEEINLKQQQLYQDSEEALPEAQEEESDRQQRFYRGQPSTIGQVQRDRDGLRQPNAIAYHTGQKEKIGVISFGIHQPQEHQRAESTTSAPEPISITSRNLVTTSQYSASSYSPYEPEYDDKTKYEYNSYNEQPSVAPVSYRSRTAAPTYQQNDVQSSKRANVIQNDFIRGVYQEQNLPEYHDVAYDNEEEDQNTYRNSNRQPLRTNNRGRGSGHYTASNAITNEVTVNTVNVNRGTPPSRSRPTLKPSTSIVSKAQEFVDIYRYPPRRPDPIYPQPQPDKTAAKCRKDVCLLPDCNCGGKDIPGDIPPDQVPQIVLLTFDDSVNDLNKGLYQDLFEKGRVNPNGCPISATFYVSHEWTDYSQVQNLYSDGHEIASHTISHSFGEQFSQKKWTREIAGQREILAAYGGVHLEDIRGMRAPFLSVGGNKMFKMLYDSNFTYDSSMPIYENKPPSWPYTLDYKLFHDCMIPPCPTRSYPGVWEVPMVMWQDLNGGRCSMGDACSNPADAEGVHKMIMKNFQRHYTTNRAPFGLFYHAAWFTQPHHKEGFINFLDNILAMRDVWVITNWQAVQWVRDPTPTSRLGSFKPFQCDYADRPKRCNNPKVCNLWHKSGVRYMRTCQPCPDIYPWTGNSGIRSSRIDNDIED, from the exons ATATCTGTTTTTCCCAACGAAAACTGCCGAAGCACTCTGTAGTATCTGTTGACGTGAAGACTGCAGTTCATTTTGATTGTCCTGAGGAATTTGGATATTATCCCCATCCTGATGACTGTACCCAGTACTATGTTTGCGTATTTGGAGGTGCTTTGCTTGAATCTTGTACTGGAGGACTTATGTATAG TCAAGAACTTCAAACTTGCGACTGGCCACGCAACGTGGGTTGTGATGGCGCTGAAATAGCTGCTGCACCAACGACCCCAACACCGTCCAATTCCAGAGCGAAAGAGGAATACACCAGGACCAGATACACACCACCTCCACCCCCAAAGCCATCTGCTTTAGTCATTTCGAGGGGACAACCCAGACAACACCAAATATATCACGATGAAGAGATCAATCTAAAG CAACAACAGCTGTATCAAGATTCAGAAGAAGCATTGCCTGAAGCGCAAGAAGAGGAGAGTGACCGTCAGCAGAGATTTTATCGTGGTCAACCATCTACTATTGGACAAGTTCAAAGAGATAGGGATGGCCTGAGACAACCCAATGCCATAGCT TATCATACTGGACAGAAAGAGAAAATCGGTGTCATCTCCTTCGGTATTCACCAACCTCAAGAACATCAGAG AGCTGAATCAACAACCTCTGCACCAGAACCAATATCGATAACTTCACGTAACTTGGTCACCACTAGTCAATACTCTGCCAGTTCATATTCACCATATGAACCAGAGTATGACGACAAGACCAAATATG AATACAACAGTTACAACGAACAACCGAGTGTTGCTCCTGTCTCGTATAGAAGTAGGACAGCTGCTCCAACATATCAGCAGAACGATGTCCAGTCATCCAAAAGGGCGAATGTTATACAAAACGACTTTATAAGAGGCGTTTACCAAGAACAGAACTTGCCTGAATATCACGATGTTGCCTACGACAACGAG GAAGAGGACCAAAACACCTACAGAAACTCCAACAGGCAGCCTTTAAG AACCAACAACAGAGGTAGAGGTTCTGGTCATTACACTGCTAGTAACGCTATCACCAATGAAGTGACAGTTAACACAGTGAACGTAAATAGGGGTACACCACCATC TCGATCAAGACCAACATTAAAACCCTCCACATCTATAGTATCGAAAGCACAAGAGTTTGTCGATATCTATAGATATCCTCCAAGGAGGCCTGATCCTATATATCCTCAACCTCAGCCTGACAAAACTGCTGCCAAGTGCCGCAAAGACGTTTGTCTTCTCCCAGATTGCAACTGTGGAGGAAAAGACATACCTG GTGACATACCACCTGACCAAGTGCCACAAATTGTTCTTCTTACCTTCGACGATTCTGTCAACGACCTAAACAAAGGACTCTACCAGGATCTTTTCGAAAAGGGCAGAGTGAACCCTAATGGTTGTCCTATTTCTGCTACCTTCTATGTTTCGCACGAATGGACTGACTACAGTCAAGTGCAGAACTTATACTCTGATGGACATGAAATAGCATCGCATACAATATC ACACAGCTTCGGCGAGCAGTTTTCACAAAAGAAATGGACACGCGAAATAGCAGGTCAAAGAGAAATTTTAGCGGCATATGGTGGAGTACACCTAGAGGACATCAGAGGCATGAGAGCTCCTTTCCTTTCT GTCGGAGGCAACAAGATGTTCAAAATGTTATACGACTCCAACTTCACCTATGATTCTTCGATGCCAATATACGAAAATAAACCTCCAAGTTGGCCATATACTTTAGATTATAAACTTTTCCACGACTGCATGATCCCTCCATGTCCCACGAGATCCTACCCAGGAGTATGGGAAGTTCCAATGGTGATGTGGCAAGATTTGAATGGAGGCAGATGTTCAATGGGGGATGCTTGTAGTAATCCAGCTGATGCTGAGGGCGTTCATAAAATGATAATGAAGAATTTCCAAAGGCATTACACCACAAACAG AGCCCCATTCGGACTCTTTTACCACGCTGCATGGTTCACACAACCACACCACAAAGAGGGTTTCATCAACTTCTTAGATAATATCTTAGCCATGAGAGACGTTTGGGTTATCACTAATTGGCAGGCAGTGCAATGGGTGAGAGATCCAACTCCGACCTCTAGATTGGGCTCTTTCAAACCCTTCCAGTGTGACTATGCA GACAGACCCAAGCGTTGCAACAATCCAAAGGTGTGCAACCTATGGCACAAATCTGGAGTTAGATACATGAGAACTTGTCAGCCATGCCCAGACATCTACCCTTGGACCGGAAATTCAGGCATTCGTAGTAGTAGAATTGACAACGACATAGAAGATTAG